The Quercus robur chromosome 7, dhQueRobu3.1, whole genome shotgun sequence genome has a segment encoding these proteins:
- the LOC126692309 gene encoding uncharacterized protein LOC126692309, with protein MNFRSLEEFWAFYVNQHSKPSTRRWHFIGTLISIFFMLCSVVFSWWFLFFVPVSGYGFAWYSHFFVEGNVPATFGHPFWSLFCDYKMFGLMLTGKMDKEIKRLGKRPVLQGF; from the coding sequence ATGAATTTCAGGAGCTTAGAAGAGTTCTGGGCCTTTTATGTGAATCAGCACTCAAAACCATCCACAAGGCGCTGGCATTTCATAGGCACACTTATTTCTATCTTCTTCATGCTTTGTTCGGTGGTTTTTAGCTGGTGGTTTCTGTTCTTTGTGCCAGTCTCTGGGTATGGATTTGCGTGGTACAGCCATTTCTTTGTAGAAGGGAATGTTCCGGCCACGTTTGGGCATCCATTTTGGTCTCTTTTCTGTGATTACAAGATGTTTGGATTGATGCTTACTGGGAAAATGGATAAGGAGATCAAGAGGCTTGGAAAGAGGCCTGTATTGCAGGGCTTTTAA
- the LOC126692310 gene encoding probable anion transporter 3, chloroplastic, whose translation MAAQTSAKSLLHLSSSSSSCPCFGTSKQSNLIKSRKTQVGFEPRGLTQYTKPINVETLSLSYTSGKRVVVEERKKRWEVKCTAEGIERGVLMGRRGREEAVATVKELVPERFKVVALMACVMCLCNADRVVMSVAVVPLATKFGWSNSFLGIVQSSFLWGYIFSSVVGGALIDKYGGKRVLATGVALWSLATLLTPWAANHSTTSLLAIRAFFGLAEGVALPAMGIILSRWFPNHERASAVGISMAGFHLGNVAGLLLTPIMLSSIGITGPFILFASLGLIWLSTWTQVTNDPQESQFISKSELRLIQAGKNDSPVSDGKFPPIRLLLSKLPTWAIILANITNNWGYFVLLSWMPVYFKTVFNVNLKQAAWFSAVPWGTMALSGYVAGATSDYLIKAGVNLTLVRKIMQSIGFIGPGVSLLCLNFVNTPVQASVLITIALSLSSFSQAGFLLNIQDIAPQCAGLLHGISNSFGTLAAIVSTIGTGYFVQWLGSFQAFLTVTAGLYFMSTVFWNLFATGERVF comes from the exons ATGGCTGCTCAAACTTCAGCCAAAAGCCTGCTACAtttatcatcatcttcttcatcatgtCCTTGTTTTGGGACTTcaaaacaatcaaatttgatAAAGTCGAGGAAAACCCAGGTGGGGTTTGAACCAAGAGGACTCACCCAATACACAAAGCCAATAAATGTTGAGACCTTATCATTGAGTTACACGAGTGGAAAAAGAGTGGTggtggaagagagaaagaagagatggGAGGTGAAGTGTACGGCGGAGGGAATAGAGAGAGGGGTGTTGATGGggaggagaggaagagaagaagcGGTGGCTACTGTCAAAGAATTGGTGCCAGAGAGGTTTAAGGTGGTGGCTTTGATGGCCTGTGTTATGTGCCTGTGTAATGCTGACAGGGTCGTCATGTCAGTTGCTGTTGTCCCGCTAGCGACAAAATTTGGGTGGTCCAATTCTTTCTTGGGTATTGTGCAG TCGTCCTTTTTATGGGGATATATATTTTCATCTGTGGTTGGAGGAGCCTTAATTGACAAGTATGGGGGAAAGAGAGTGTTGGCAACTGGTGTGGCCTTGTGGTCATTGGCCACCCTGCTCACCCCTTGGGCTGCCAACCACTCCACAACCAGCCTCTTGGCCATTCGTGCTTTCTTCGGATTGGCTGAAGGCGTAGCTCTACCTGCCATGGGCATCATTTTGTCAAG GTGGTTTCCAAACCATGAACGAGCAAGTGCAGTGGGTATCTCCATGGCTGGATTTCATCTTGGCAATGTAGCAGGCTTACTACTAACTCCAATTATGTTGTCATCAATTGGAATTACTGGTCCTTTCATTCTCTTCGCATCACTTGGGTTAATCTGGTTGTCAACATGGACACAAGTCACAAATGATCCACAAGAAAGCCAATTTATTAGTAAATCAGAGCTGCGACTAATCCAGGCTGGAAAAAATGACTCTCCAGTAAGCGATGGCAAGTTCCCACCTATACGGCTcttattatcaaaattaccaacatGGGCTATCATATTGGCTAATATAACTAACAATTGG GGATACTTTGTTCTTCTCTCATGGATGCCTGTTTATTTCAAGACT GTATTTAATGTGAACCTGAAGCAAGCAGCATGGTTTAGTGCCGTTCCATGGGGAACAATGGCACTTTCTGGCTATGTTGCAGGTGCAACTTCAGATTATTTAATCAAGGCAGGCGTCAATTTGACATTAGTACGCAAGATAATGCAG TCTATTGGTTTCATTGGACCTGGGGTGTCATTGCTTTGCTTGAATTTTGTTAATACACCTGTACAAGCGTCAGTCCTCATCACAATAGCCTTGAGCTTGAGCTCTTTCAGCCAAGCTGGCTTTCTCCTCAACATACAA GATATAGCTCCTCAGTGTGCTGGACTTCTTCATG GGATTTCAAATTCTTTCGGGACACTAGCAGCAATAGTCAGCACAATTGGAACTGGTTATTTTGTACAGTGGTTGGGATCTTTCCAGGCATTCTTGACTGTCACAGCTGGACTCTATTTCATGTCAACTGTATTCTGGAACCTGTTTGCTACTGGAGAGCGAGTATTCTAG